In the genome of Capra hircus breed San Clemente chromosome 17, ASM170441v1, whole genome shotgun sequence, one region contains:
- the LOC102171808 gene encoding 40S ribosomal protein S27: MPLAKDLLHPSPEEEKRKHKKKRLVQSPNSYFMDVKCPGCYKITTVFSHAQTVVLCVGCSTVLCQPTGGKARLTEGCSFRRKQH; encoded by the coding sequence ATGCCTCTCGCAAAGGATCTTCTTCATCCCTCTccagaagaggagaagaggaaacacAAGAAGAAGCGCCTGGTGCAGAGCCCCAATTCCTATTTCATGGATGTAAAATGCCCAGGATGCTATAAAATCACCACCGTCTTCAGCCATGCACAGACAGTAGTTTTGTGTGTTGGCTGCTCtactgtcctctgccagcctacaggaGGAAAAGCAAGGCTTACAGAAGGATGCTCTTTCAGACGGAAGCAGCACTAA